The following coding sequences lie in one Peribacillus frigoritolerans genomic window:
- a CDS encoding glutathione peroxidase has protein sequence MSIYEFEVNKINGETISLEEYRGKVMIIVNTASKCGFSPQYDDLQSLYVQYKEDGVVVLGFPCNQFLNQEPGDDLEIDSYCKLNHGVTFPMFAKVNVNGKEAHPLFSYLTENAPGVMGSKSIKWNFTKFLIDRDGNIVSRYAPKTKPLEMEEDIKKLL, from the coding sequence ATGTCCATTTACGAATTTGAAGTCAATAAAATTAATGGCGAAACCATCTCGCTTGAGGAATATAGAGGGAAAGTGATGATCATAGTGAATACCGCAAGCAAATGCGGTTTTTCGCCACAGTATGATGATTTGCAAAGCCTGTATGTGCAATATAAAGAGGATGGGGTTGTCGTACTTGGTTTTCCGTGTAATCAGTTTTTGAATCAGGAGCCTGGTGATGATCTGGAAATCGATTCATACTGCAAATTGAATCATGGAGTAACATTCCCGATGTTTGCCAAAGTGAATGTTAATGGAAAGGAAGCCCATCCCTTATTCAGCTATTTGACTGAAAATGCTCCTGGAGTGATGGGGTCCAAATCAATAAAATGGAATTTTACAAAGTTCTTGATTGACCGAGATGGAAATATCGTCAGCCGGTATGCGCCTAAAACAAAACCTCTGGAAATGGAAGAGGATATAAAAAAATTATTATGA
- the metA gene encoding homoserine O-acetyltransferase MetA has translation MPIRIPEQLPAREILEQENIFVMDEERATNQEIRPLNILILNLMPEKEKTEAQLLRFLGNTPIQVNISFLRLSTHESKNTSKFHLDQFYKSFNEIRTKKYDGLIITGAPVEKLEFSDVNYWEELQNIMNWSSENVTSTLHICWGAQAALYHHYGIGKYELPEKCFGIYTHEVLEPNENLVRGFDDYFMAPHSRHTDIDYQKLVNHPELKVLAQSDQAGVLIAASVDGKRIMVTGHFEYDADTLGEEYKRDRERGINTQLPENYFPDNDPTKVPLHRWKSHCSLMFSNWLNYYVYQSTPYEWD, from the coding sequence ATGCCAATCAGAATTCCGGAACAACTGCCAGCAAGGGAAATTTTAGAACAGGAAAATATCTTCGTTATGGATGAGGAAAGAGCTACCAATCAGGAAATCCGTCCATTGAATATATTAATTTTAAACCTAATGCCAGAGAAAGAAAAAACGGAGGCCCAGTTACTGCGCTTTCTTGGCAATACTCCCATTCAAGTAAATATATCATTCCTGCGCTTGAGCACACATGAATCAAAAAACACAAGTAAATTTCATTTAGATCAATTTTACAAATCATTTAATGAAATTCGCACGAAGAAATATGACGGCTTGATCATTACAGGCGCTCCAGTAGAAAAGCTGGAATTTTCAGACGTCAATTATTGGGAAGAGCTGCAGAATATCATGAACTGGTCAAGCGAAAATGTCACATCCACCCTACATATCTGTTGGGGGGCACAAGCTGCCCTGTACCATCATTATGGAATAGGCAAATATGAACTTCCAGAGAAATGCTTCGGGATATACACCCATGAGGTCCTTGAACCGAATGAAAATCTAGTCCGCGGATTCGATGATTATTTTATGGCCCCTCATTCTCGCCATACGGATATTGACTATCAAAAGCTAGTTAACCATCCCGAACTGAAGGTTCTCGCACAGTCCGATCAAGCTGGTGTATTGATCGCTGCTTCAGTAGATGGAAAAAGAATTATGGTAACCGGCCATTTTGAGTATGATGCCGATACCCTCGGTGAAGAATACAAGCGCGATAGGGAGCGTGGAATCAATACGCAGCTCCCTGAAAATTACTTTCCTGATAACGATCCGACCAAGGTGCCTCTTCACCGCTGGAAGAGCCATTGCAGCTTGATGTTCTCGAATTGGCTGAACTATTATGTCTACCAATCAACCCCTTATGAGTGGGATTGA
- a CDS encoding AIM24 family protein, which produces MEKYQIDQFVEKTKQQDKGQGLFELETERILEINLEKQIWAKMGTMVSYRGHIKFEREGILEHGLGKLFKKALTGEGASLMKATGSGKLYVADQGKKISILQLNGESICVNGNDLLAFEPGISWDIKMMRRIAGLLAGGLFNVRLEGRGMVAFTSHYEPLTLMVEPGNPVYTDPNATVAWSGELQPEFVTDVSLKSFFGRGSGESVQMKFEGQGFVVVQPFEEVYFGNKES; this is translated from the coding sequence ATGGAGAAGTATCAAATCGATCAATTCGTTGAAAAGACGAAGCAGCAGGATAAAGGGCAAGGATTATTCGAACTTGAAACGGAACGAATCCTGGAGATTAATTTGGAAAAGCAGATCTGGGCAAAAATGGGGACGATGGTTTCTTATCGCGGCCATATTAAATTCGAGCGGGAAGGCATCTTGGAGCATGGTCTTGGTAAACTCTTTAAAAAAGCCTTAACTGGTGAGGGTGCATCATTGATGAAAGCGACCGGAAGCGGCAAGCTATACGTCGCGGATCAAGGGAAGAAGATTTCTATTTTACAGTTAAATGGTGAATCGATCTGTGTTAACGGAAATGACTTACTTGCATTTGAGCCGGGGATTTCATGGGATATAAAAATGATGCGGCGCATTGCCGGGTTATTGGCAGGGGGATTGTTCAACGTAAGGCTCGAGGGGAGAGGCATGGTCGCATTCACTTCTCATTATGAGCCGCTTACTTTAATGGTGGAACCTGGGAATCCGGTCTATACGGACCCGAATGCCACAGTAGCTTGGTCAGGGGAATTGCAGCCTGAATTCGTAACGGATGTCTCATTGAAGTCGTTCTTTGGAAGGGGAAGCGGCGAATCCGTTCAAATGAAATTCGAAGGTCAAGGATTTGTGGTCGTCCAACCTTTTGAAGAGGTGTACTTCGGTAATAAAGAATCATGA
- a CDS encoding class I SAM-dependent methyltransferase, which translates to MNLHTWHEESKKEWDVFAPMWVKNSQEMWESGSRKNIIPFFSEFVPSGVKVADIGCGDGVGSLKLAEAGYEVTGVDLSNVMIEYAKGKTAQQTGLSFLQGDFYNLPFKDVEMDAAMVINSLEYTGEPLTVMKEIQRVLKPGGYVCFGILGPTAEPRKKFSFQRLLGDQVIMNTMQPWEFEKMALETGWKAVADTGVAKRGVDFTKLGHFSKELKQAVSFMWLFLLQKEVGQ; encoded by the coding sequence ATGAATTTACATACATGGCATGAAGAGTCGAAAAAGGAATGGGATGTTTTTGCACCTATGTGGGTGAAGAATTCGCAAGAAATGTGGGAATCGGGGAGCCGGAAAAACATTATTCCTTTCTTTTCTGAATTTGTACCTTCGGGAGTGAAGGTGGCTGACATAGGCTGTGGAGATGGAGTTGGTTCCTTAAAATTGGCCGAAGCGGGATATGAAGTAACCGGAGTTGATTTATCCAATGTGATGATTGAATATGCAAAGGGAAAAACCGCTCAACAAACAGGACTTTCTTTCCTGCAAGGAGATTTTTATAACCTTCCATTCAAAGATGTAGAAATGGATGCGGCAATGGTCATTAATTCTTTGGAATATACGGGTGAACCATTAACGGTGATGAAGGAAATCCAACGGGTATTAAAGCCTGGAGGTTATGTCTGTTTTGGAATACTTGGTCCAACAGCTGAACCACGAAAAAAATTCAGTTTTCAACGGTTATTAGGAGACCAAGTCATCATGAATACAATGCAGCCTTGGGAATTTGAAAAAATGGCTTTAGAAACGGGGTGGAAGGCAGTAGCTGATACCGGGGTTGCAAAGAGAGGGGTGGACTTTACAAAGCTGGGACATTTTTCAAAGGAATTAAAGCAAGCTGTATCGTTCATGTGGCTGTTCCTCCTGCAAAAAGAGGTGGGGCAGTGA
- the mntR gene encoding transcriptional regulator MntR — MPTPSMEDYIEQIYLLIEEKGYARVSDIAENLSVHPSSVTKMVQKLDQEKYLIYEKYRGLVLTANGKKVGKRLVYRHELLEQMLRLIGVKEENIYHDVEGIEHHLSWNAIDRIGDLVEFFEESPDRVEDLRKIQKRNEENSK, encoded by the coding sequence ATGCCTACACCGAGCATGGAGGATTACATAGAACAAATTTATTTACTTATTGAAGAAAAAGGATATGCAAGAGTTTCCGATATTGCCGAAAATCTTTCCGTCCACCCATCTTCTGTTACAAAAATGGTACAAAAACTGGATCAGGAAAAATATTTGATATATGAAAAGTACCGGGGTCTCGTTTTAACCGCAAATGGGAAAAAAGTTGGTAAAAGGCTCGTTTACCGTCATGAACTTTTAGAACAGATGCTAAGGTTGATTGGGGTCAAGGAAGAAAATATTTATCATGATGTAGAGGGGATTGAACACCACCTTAGTTGGAATGCCATCGATAGGATTGGAGACCTGGTTGAATTCTTTGAAGAATCTCCTGACCGTGTCGAGGATTTACGAAAGATACAAAAAAGAAATGAAGAAAATTCAAAATAA